A genomic window from Sparus aurata chromosome 4, fSpaAur1.1, whole genome shotgun sequence includes:
- the LOC115580566 gene encoding immunoglobulin superfamily containing leucine-rich repeat protein 2-like → MAAADLIYFTLWIAAVFTTAPGCPELCFCSDKYARHFAECSYKELTEVPDGLPPNVTTVSLSANMITVIPLGSFDNVTRVTSLWMAHNKIVSIEQGTLTPLVHLRNFDISHNRIVDFPWEDLQNLTDLQLLKMNHNEMVHLPRDAFSNLKDLRSLRLNNNKFITIAEGTFDGLVSLSHLQIYTNPFVCSCSLDWLRDWISKATITVPDQDLIVCESPEKLRGQMIGKLPESKCTSPKVTIETEPDFHNTSLREGNALVLTCEFTGNPQPLVMWSIRSKSRKQELALSFTEEDSAESNGVSLLANNAVRVFNNGTLIVSHIRKDDSGNYSCSATNEFGRAEDSVSVTVVASPKPTPKKQLTTTSSYTKTHPSLHQTTGKTSAFDAVRLPDLKRKDIMNALPTFPPTAEISSKSSEEVARYLSRASKCGVTANTRYISSNVFNGSLDDIKQYTFDFGVIALGVSETEATVRLNPLLMPRDKSAKRAATTADTSESVQDSDENEDLADISERVHMNGLYLCVTADRKHAAVQWSRIKEGVNTYLFSGLRPGTNYSLCLTYRGEDCEVQVLFTTRRRVPNLLIIISVSICLLTVSTVPLLGATCFHLVYKYRSKTYKLILKAKDQYHMERNFTANFNIHAPHTESQRKINGSQLDEEEGETESADGDKEADTEESVMTESFSLSQCRGNLDNCEVGSEYSDRLPLGAEAVNIISNYKYPNQ, encoded by the coding sequence ATGGCTGCCGCAGACCTTATATACTTCACTCTGTGGATCGCCGCTGTCTTCACCACTGCACCTGGATGTCCCGAGCTCTGTTTCTGCTCGGATAAATATGCCCGCCATTTTGCTGAGTGCTCCTACAAAGAATTGACTGAAGTCCCAGATGGCTTGCCTCCTAACGTGACCACTGTGAGTCTCTCGGCTAACATGATCACCGTGATACCATTGGGGAGCTTTGACAATGTCACCCGGGTAACGTCGCTGTGGATGGCCCACAATAAGATCGTCTCCATCGAACAAGGGACCCTCACACCTCTGGTTCATCTGCGTAACTTTGACATCAGCCACAACAGAATCGTAGACTTTCCATGGGAGGATCTGCAGAAcctcacagacctgcagctgTTGAAGATGAACCACAATGAGATGGTCCACCTGCCGAGGGACGCCTTCTCCAACCTCAAAGACCTGAGGTCCCTGCGACTCAATAACAACAAATTCATAACTATAGCAGAAGGGACGTTTGACGGTTTGGTGTCTTTGTCCCATTTGCAGATCTACACAAATCCTTTTGTGTGCTCCTGCTCCCTCGACTGGCTCAGAGACTGGATCTCAAAAGCCACCATCACGGTCCCGGATCAAGATTTGATCGTTTGTGAATCTCCAGAGAAACTCAGGGGTCAGATGATCGGAAAATTGCCTGAATCGAAGTGCACAAGCCCAAAAGTCACAATAGAGACGGAGCCAGACTTTCATAACACGTCTTTACGTGAGGGCAACGCTCTGGTCTTGACCTGTGAGTTCACAGGAAACCCACAGCCACTCGTCATGTGGAGTATCCGcagcaaaagcaggaaacaagAGCTGGCCTTGTCATTCACTGAGGAAGACTCTGCAGAATCTAATGGGGTCTCCTTGCTAGCCAACAACGCTGTCAGAGTCTTTAATAATGGGACTCTTATCGTTTCACACATCAGGAAAGACGACAGCGGCAACTACAGCTGCTCGGCCACTAATGAATTTGGACGAGCTGAGGATTCAGTGTCTGTGACGGTGGTGGCTTCACCAAAACCGACACCCAAAAAACAACTGACGACAACATCTTCTTACACTAAAACACACCCATCTTTACACCAAACAACAGGCAAAACATCTGCTTTTGATGCTGTGCGTCTCCCTGATTTAAAGAGAAAAGACATAATGAACGCCTTGCCCACTTTCCCGCCCACTGCAGAGATCAGTTCAAAGTCTTCTGAGGAGGTGGCAAGGTATCTATCGCGTGCTAGTAAATGTGGCGTGACGGCTAACACGAGATACATTTCTAGCAACGTCTTTAACGGGAGCCTGGACGACATCAAGCAGTACACATTCGACTTTGGCGTCATTGCATTAGGCGTGTCGGAAACGGAGGCGACAGTGCGACTCAATCCTCTCCTCATGCCCAGAGACAAGAGCGCCAAGCGGGCTGCAACCACAGCTGACACATCAGAGAGCGTCCAAGACAGTGACGAGAATGAAGACCTCGCAGACATTTCTGAAAGAGTCCACATGAATGGCTTGTATCTGTGCGTCACTGCCGACCGAAAACACGCAGCCGTGCAGTGGTCGAGGATCAAAGAGGGTGTCAACACGTATCTGTTCAGCGGTTTGCGTCCCGGCACCAACTACTCCCTGTGTCTGACCTACAGAGGGGAAGACTGTGAGGTCCAGGTACTGTTCACCACCAGGAGGAGGGTACCCaacctcctcatcatcatctcgGTCAGCATCTGCCTCCTGACCGTGTCCACTGTGCCGCTCCTCGGTGCAACATGCTTCCACCTGGTGTACAAGTACCGCAGCAAGACGTACAAGCTGATCCTGAAGGCCAAAGACCAGTACCACATGGAGAGGAACTTCACCGCCAACTTCAACATCCACGCGCCCCACACCGAGTCTCAGAGGAAGATCAATGGCAGCCAgctggatgaggaggagggggagacggAGAGTGCAGACGGAGACAAAGAGGCCGATACTGAAGAGAGTGTCATGACTGAGTCCTTCAGTTTGTCTCAGTGCAGGGGGAACTTAGACAACTGTGAGGTAGGATCCGAGTATAGTGACAGGTTACCTCTTGGAGCTGAGGCAGTCAATATAATAAGCAACTACAAATATCCCAATCAGTAA